From the genome of Nitrospira lenta, one region includes:
- a CDS encoding periplasmic heavy metal sensor — protein sequence MTQNRPLMANRVFHALVVAVMVVTFVWPSVSWGEDVFSNKDPQALLDQITELQAEVAKLRAAVQQTDRMKRSRAGSRMKMGGGKAMVVMDDMGEMGGMGTGQNRGMSQGLGGGMGKMGDQGEMGGMSPGGKSSGAGGGMGMMDEGEMGGMASGGEMGMCCMGEMGGMMSGMMGPGRGMGGMKSSSSTMPGQPGASHLYHIGSTGFFLNHSKHITLTADQKMTLNRLKERAFLDRTTAQRRIDQAEQELYQLTGADQPDTTQIQAKIAEIEKLRTDQRMNFIRAVGEATNVLTHDQHRALLGTMTSNQK from the coding sequence ATGACACAGAATAGACCGCTTATGGCCAATCGAGTGTTTCATGCCCTCGTTGTAGCCGTGATGGTAGTGACGTTTGTATGGCCTTCAGTGAGCTGGGGGGAAGATGTCTTTTCGAATAAGGATCCTCAAGCCCTGCTCGATCAGATCACAGAACTGCAAGCGGAAGTCGCAAAGCTGCGCGCGGCGGTGCAACAGACAGATCGGATGAAGCGATCAAGGGCGGGTTCCCGTATGAAGATGGGTGGCGGCAAGGCCATGGTCGTGATGGACGATATGGGTGAGATGGGCGGCATGGGTACGGGTCAGAACCGTGGCATGTCGCAAGGTCTAGGCGGGGGGATGGGCAAGATGGGTGACCAGGGTGAGATGGGGGGCATGTCACCTGGTGGCAAGTCGTCTGGTGCGGGCGGTGGCATGGGGATGATGGATGAAGGTGAGATGGGCGGGATGGCTTCAGGGGGAGAAATGGGGATGTGCTGTATGGGAGAGATGGGCGGGATGATGAGTGGCATGATGGGTCCTGGTCGCGGCATGGGAGGCATGAAAAGTTCGTCTTCCACGATGCCTGGACAGCCTGGCGCCTCCCATCTGTATCACATCGGGTCAACCGGTTTTTTCCTCAACCATTCGAAACATATCACCCTGACTGCCGACCAAAAAATGACGTTGAACCGGCTCAAGGAGAGGGCATTTCTTGACCGCACCACGGCACAACGACGCATCGATCAAGCCGAGCAGGAGCTGTACCAGTTGACAGGCGCCGACCAGCCGGACACGACTCAGATTCAGGCGAAAATAGCCGAGATCGAGAAACTGCGGACTGATCAGCGCATGAATTTCATCCGAGCGGTGGGGGAGGCCACCAACGTTCTCACGCATGATCAACATCGAGCCCTGTTAGGGACGATGACGTCTAATCAAAAGTAA
- a CDS encoding oleate hydratase, with product MSTKSKAYLVGGGIGSLAAAAFMIRDGNMPGGNISILEAAPIMGGSLDGAGNPADGYSLRGGRMLTTDNYECTWDLFKSIPSLGNPGKTVFEETVEFNQKYKAHSMARLVDRRRAKVPVTSMGFSMQDRIELLKLSNADEDALGASRITDWLSPAFFETEFWYMWVTTFAFQPWHSAVELKRYLHRFMLEFSRIETLGGVKRTIYNQYDSLVLPLQGWLEAQGVRLVRDCTVTDLDHKSEDGKFVVTGIHCLCQGNSEVIAVNDGDLVFLQNGSMTDASSLGSMTSAPAKLTKADSGGWTLWEKLAQGRPQFGNPAAFNSCIAQSCWESFTVTLKHPAFFDEMNQFSGNEPGTGGLVTFKDSNWLMSIVLAHQPHFTNQPVDVQVFWGYALFPDRVGDFVPKPMAECTGTDILQELCGHLRFDLETVASANCIPCRMPYITSMFMPRMRSDRPLPVPRDSRNFAFISQFVEIPGDVVFTVEYSVRAAQIAVYELLGIDRAIPPITPHDKSLRTQFEALIKAFK from the coding sequence ATGAGCACGAAATCAAAGGCCTATCTCGTGGGAGGCGGCATCGGATCGCTGGCCGCCGCCGCGTTCATGATCCGCGACGGCAACATGCCTGGTGGCAACATTTCGATCCTCGAAGCGGCACCCATCATGGGCGGAAGCCTGGACGGCGCCGGAAATCCCGCGGACGGGTATTCGTTGCGCGGCGGTCGCATGTTGACCACCGACAACTACGAATGCACCTGGGATCTCTTCAAGTCGATTCCCTCACTGGGCAACCCGGGCAAGACGGTGTTCGAGGAAACCGTCGAGTTCAACCAGAAGTACAAGGCGCATTCGATGGCGAGGCTTGTCGATCGCCGGCGCGCCAAGGTGCCGGTGACATCGATGGGATTCTCGATGCAGGACCGGATCGAATTGCTGAAGCTCAGCAATGCCGACGAAGATGCGTTGGGCGCAAGCCGGATCACCGACTGGCTTTCGCCGGCGTTCTTCGAGACCGAATTCTGGTACATGTGGGTCACCACGTTTGCGTTCCAGCCTTGGCACAGCGCGGTTGAATTGAAGCGCTATCTGCACCGCTTCATGCTGGAGTTTTCGCGCATAGAAACGCTTGGCGGCGTCAAGCGGACCATCTACAACCAGTACGACTCCCTGGTGCTGCCGTTGCAGGGCTGGCTTGAGGCCCAGGGCGTGCGTCTGGTCCGGGACTGCACGGTGACGGACCTGGATCACAAGAGCGAGGACGGCAAGTTCGTCGTGACCGGGATCCATTGTCTGTGCCAGGGCAACAGCGAAGTGATTGCGGTGAATGATGGCGACCTCGTCTTCCTGCAGAACGGCTCCATGACCGACGCTTCCAGCCTCGGTTCGATGACGAGCGCACCCGCGAAGCTAACCAAGGCCGACAGCGGCGGCTGGACGCTCTGGGAAAAGCTCGCGCAAGGCCGGCCGCAGTTCGGCAATCCTGCGGCCTTCAACAGCTGCATCGCGCAGTCGTGCTGGGAGTCGTTCACGGTAACGCTCAAGCACCCCGCATTCTTCGACGAGATGAATCAGTTCAGCGGCAATGAGCCGGGCACCGGCGGGCTGGTGACCTTCAAGGACTCGAACTGGCTGATGTCGATCGTGCTGGCGCACCAGCCCCACTTCACCAACCAGCCTGTCGACGTCCAGGTGTTCTGGGGGTACGCGCTGTTTCCGGATCGGGTCGGCGATTTCGTTCCGAAGCCGATGGCCGAATGCACTGGCACCGACATCCTGCAGGAGCTCTGCGGTCATTTACGCTTCGATCTGGAGACCGTTGCATCGGCCAACTGCATTCCTTGCCGGATGCCCTACATCACCAGCATGTTCATGCCGCGCATGCGCAGCGACCGGCCGCTGCCGGTGCCGCGTGACTCGAGGAATTTCGCGTTCATCAGCCAGTTCGTCGAAATTCCTGGCGATGTCGTCTTCACGGTGGAGTATTCGGTGCGGGCAGCGCAGATAGCCGTCTATGAGTTGCTCGGTATCGACCGCGCGATCCCGCCCATCACGCCCCACGACAAATCACTTCGAACGCAGTTTGAGGCGTTGATCAAGGCGTTTAAGTGA